In Augochlora pura isolate Apur16 chromosome 3, APUR_v2.2.1, whole genome shotgun sequence, the sequence AGATTGCGGGGGGAAGTCAGGTGCTGTTTCTCCGGCGTCCACCTCGGGTTCCTGTTCGCTGAGCTCGTCACTGCTTGCGCCAGGACTCTTGCAGCCGGAGGACGCGTTGCTGACAGGGTAGTCGCATCTGGCGTACGCGTTTGTATTTAATCTCTTCAGGGATATGGACAATTTTTGCTTGAGGCACTGCTCCTTTATGGCTGTGTACGACTCGCTACCCGGCAACACGTTCCAATTCTGCTGGTTCTCCGTGGTCGTCTCGAGACATGGCTGCTGATGCGTCTGCAGTTGACTCTTATGCTTCCTGTCCTCCTTGTGTTTCTTTTTATGCTTCACTTTATGTTTGCGACGGTGATACGATAGGCTGTCGAAGGTGGAATTGtatctgaaaatgaaattgataaattagaaGATGCTGATATGGCATCAGTTAGATGTTGAACTTGATATTACTGAATTAAGAGCTGTGGGATATTACAaagatttttggaaataaagaCAATGCTATATCCTTCCAAGAGAGCCGTACCGTGGTGATCCATTGCACGGTGACCTGGCAGGTGAAACGCCTCCGAGCATTTTTCTCCTGGCCTCCTTCTTGGCCTTTTTTAACGCCCGCTTCGCTGCCTTCGCACTGGCGTCCTTAACCCCCTGCTTCTGCGGATCGACCTGCTCCTGGCCATCCTCCTCGCAGTCTTCACGGTAATCGTACTCGTTCTCGAAAGTCCTGGGCAACTCGAGCGGGTCTCTCTCGGCCTCGGTTTGCGCGTCCTCCGCCTCGTCCGTTTCCTGCTCGTACTCCGGATCTTGTATCTTCGAGGGTATCTTGAGGACGGTCCCCTCTCCCTGCGCGCCAAACGAGATTTTAATGACCGGCGTGGTCCTGGCTGTCCTAGTCGGATCTTCGAACACAGTTTCGTCCCAGAGATCCTCCATCGAACCGACCGACCGCTTCTTCCGCGGCACCCGTCCCGCCCGTGGCCTCATCGTCGAGTCTGCCGCCGCGAACGTCTTCTTCTCGTCCTCCTCGGGGATCTTCGCGCTTTCCACGGACGAACTGCTAAGCCGCCTGGGCGTGGCACAATACGCCATCGACGGATTACTGTCGCAATCCGTCGACTCCATCCGCTCCTCCGTCGGCTCCAACGCGTTCACCGAGGATCCACCTGCCTCGCGTCGGTTGTTCCAATAAGACGGGGCGATCTTCACCTTTTCTGCAATCGAAACGATCATAAGTACCCGATCCTAAGCATTActgaagaaatgaataaatgaagttTAAGGTCTGCtaaaaaaaacatttgttCATCTATCTCCATTGTATGTTTCATTAAACGCAACGTATCTATTTTATGAGTCCCAGACAACTAGACATGTAAAAAGTGTCAATAATATTGATGTATGTAAATAAAGCATTTGTGTGTTAACAAACTAAATGTGTGACTATATAAGgcatataaatgtatttcgGGCGATACCGTACGCGTTAgtgttaaatgttatttaacgTTATCAGGAAATATTTCCAGTTACTTGCCCGTTATCATCGcagtaaaaattctttcataaGCTTACGcaaacgataaattaaaagcCGAATTCTATTTAGGTCCTGTGCCGCGTAGTTAGAAATATTTAGCAAAGGAGAATAGTAGTGTGCGTGGGATTAAAATGACTACATATCTTTGTGTAAATTACGAGATAGTGGGCACGATGGATATGATAGTGACGTTGCGTTTAGTGAATTTTTGGAACTATGAAGGCCGTCGTATGAAAAGGCTGATAGCAATTGTGTTCAAATAATGAAGGCATTGAAAgactttgatatttaaatggaGGATGACGTGTGTGGATGTTTTGCATTTGTGATGAAATTgtgtagaaaaatttcatgaTTTTCAACGTGACGAAGTTtcgaatttagaaaattgcaGATGCTATTTAactgtatacatatgtatgctGTTTAACTGTACATAATGATGAACCTTGGCGTTTCGCAGCGTTGGAATACCCGCAGCAACCGcctaattataattgattacCCTCATATACGGTGTTGGTTCGGTGGCAGTGATAAAAGAAATGACGGGTTTAACATGGAAGGATCAACTAACCGGTTCCCTGTGTGGCGTTATTGATCTCGTTCGGCTGAAGTCTCGAGATTTTCGGTATGAGAGACGGTGCTAGCTTCGACGAGTCGGGGCTCAaagccgacgacgacgaggattTTGTTGGCTGATGGGAAGACTCTGTGATGTTTTC encodes:
- the LOC144479079 gene encoding uncharacterized protein LOC144479079 — translated: MAADTVALSALTLARGDKILVTVESALPDIVVVSFVHGAKCFQGALLDATKRGLPCGVQPPEPVPDPDGDKLATIAARFSYFQERSSSSLATAKVDLRRNINPPARYKNARPTVRLRPRQVLCSKCRSICNENSENVDVSRKRKHDEHQPENQQPQQQQVTGHGSTRRSDRRCGQQPQKASRILFSECQSENITESSHQPTKSSSSSALSPDSSKLAPSLIPKISRLQPNEINNATQGTEKVKIAPSYWNNRREAGGSSVNALEPTEERMESTDCDSNPSMAYCATPRRLSSSSVESAKIPEEDEKKTFAAADSTMRPRAGRVPRKKRSVGSMEDLWDETVFEDPTRTARTTPVIKISFGAQGEGTVLKIPSKIQDPEYEQETDEAEDAQTEAERDPLELPRTFENEYDYREDCEEDGQEQVDPQKQGVKDASAKAAKRALKKAKKEARRKMLGGVSPARSPCNGSPRYNSTFDSLSYHRRKHKVKHKKKHKEDRKHKSQLQTHQQPCLETTTENQQNWNVLPGSESYTAIKEQCLKQKLSISLKRLNTNAYARCDYPVSNASSGCKSPGASSDELSEQEPEVDAGETAPDFPPQSHPLMMRLAATPVEHCLTANGKRMDVGDVVWGKIHGFPWWPGKVLSITVSCKEDGTSSGPQAHVAWYGSSTSSLMSCDQLSPFLETFKTRYNKKKRGPYKEAIRQAQNEARSQITPNSTSSVLNVCGSPREVNVLS